One window of Leptospira wolbachii serovar Codice str. CDC genomic DNA carries:
- a CDS encoding queuosine precursor transporter, which produces MHVLKQKPVILYTVLLSFFLTFLLLAELTGSKLFFAFGFTMTMGVIPFPVTFIITDLLNEYYGRKVVRATTFLGMVMIGLAYLLIVIDIQIPASPESPIDDASFERVFANSGLVILGSIIAYMIGQMIDLHTFHFLRKKTAGKHIWLRATGSTIISQLIDSYVVIFIALGKYHPVSKLIAIANTNFLYKMGVAILITPLLYAIHIYIDRYLGETLKQQMFRSAMEEEGLESTIQPG; this is translated from the coding sequence ATGCATGTTCTCAAACAAAAACCGGTCATTTTGTATACGGTTCTTCTCAGTTTTTTTCTAACCTTTCTTTTGCTTGCGGAACTTACTGGTAGTAAATTATTTTTTGCCTTCGGATTCACTATGACTATGGGGGTTATCCCCTTTCCAGTAACCTTTATCATCACAGACCTTTTAAATGAATACTATGGTAGAAAAGTAGTACGAGCCACAACCTTTCTCGGGATGGTGATGATTGGACTTGCTTATCTTCTCATCGTGATCGATATCCAAATTCCCGCAAGTCCTGAATCTCCGATCGACGATGCCTCCTTCGAACGGGTGTTCGCCAATTCTGGTCTTGTAATTTTAGGTTCCATCATTGCTTATATGATTGGTCAGATGATTGACCTTCATACCTTCCATTTCCTCCGAAAAAAAACAGCCGGAAAACATATTTGGCTTCGGGCCACGGGCTCAACCATCATCTCGCAACTCATAGATTCTTATGTAGTGATCTTCATTGCACTGGGAAAATACCATCCCGTCTCCAAACTCATTGCTATTGCCAATACGAATTTTTTATATAAGATGGGTGTGGCAATCCTCATCACACCTCTTCTCTATGCCATCCATATCTACATCGATCGTTATTTGGGAGAAACTCTGAAACAGCAGATGTTTCGGTCAGCTATGGAAGAAGAAGGTTTGGAATCAACCATCCAACCAGGGTAA